TTCAGTATGCGCTTGAGCAGTGCAATATTGCATCGGCATTCGCACGCGACGTCAGTTATGAGCGTGGGGTGCTGAGAATTCGCGAAGATCTCTTCGCGTTGGATCGATATTTGCACGTTTTTGCAGTCTCGGTTGGAAAAGCTGCTCATGCAATGGCAGAAGCGCTGGTCCAGCAGGTGGGGACGCGAGTCTATGGCGTGGTGGTGAGTTCGGTAGAGCCGGCAAATCGGTTATCGAACTTCACCTATTTTCAGGGCGGGCATCCGCTGCCTAACGAGGATTCGCTGCGTGGGGCGAGACAGATTCTGAGCTCTCTGGCGAAGCTGGGTGATCACGACCTGGTGATCTTCATGATCAGCGGAGGGGGATCATCGATGCTGGAGAAGCCGCTTGATGAAGGCGTCTCACTCTCAGAGTTGGTAGAAACCTATCGTGTGCTGGTGCACTCAGGGGCGCCGATTGCGGAGATCAATGCGATCCGCAAGCACCTTTCGGCGGTGAAGGGCGGCAGGCTGGCAGCAGCTGCCGCTCTGGCGCAGCAGGTGTCGATACTGGTGTCGGATGTGCCGGAGAACGCGCTGGATTCGCTGGCTTCAGGGCCGACGATGCCGGACTCGAGCACGGTAGAGGATTGTTACGCGATCGCGGCAAAGCACGGATTGAGGGACGAATTTCCCACGCCCGTTAAAGGGATTTTTCGGCAACGCGCGCTGGCGGAGACGCCTAAATCCGACGATGTGGTATTTGTGCGATCGCGGTGGTGGCCGATTCTCTCGAGTGGGACGGCGGCTGAGGCAGCGGCAAGGAAGGCCGTCAGCCTGGGATTCGCGGTTGAGATCGACAGTCGTTGTGATGATTGGGACTACATGAGGGCGGCGGATTACTTGTTGCAACGCGTACGCGAGACGAGGAGCCGGCGCGGGCGAGCATGCGTCATTTCGGCAGGGGAGGTCACGGTGAGAGTCAGCGGCGAATCGGGCAGGGGTGGCCGAAATCAGCAATTTGCGCTGTATTGTGCGACCAGGATCGAAGGCGAGAACATGGTGGTGCTAAGTGCGGGTACGGACGGCATTGACGGAAATAGCGAAGCCGCAGGGGCGGTGGTGGACGGGACGACTGTCACCAGGGTCAGAGAAGCGGGGCTGGACCCGAAAAAGGGGTTGGCGGGATTTGACGCGTTTCCGATCTTCCAGCAACTGGGAGATGCGATTGTGACTGGTCCGACAGGAACGAATGTGCGGGATGTGAGGGTGCTGCTGGCGTGGTAGGAAACCCAGCATTCAGCAATTCGCAATCAGCAGTCGGGTGGTCGAGGCCGAGCCTCAACCTGAACGGACGGGGCGTCCGTTCCCACGCGGTCTCTGGCGGAATTCAAGAGAAAATTCGTGTCATGCCTTCGGGGAGGACGATGACGCGGTCGCTGATCCCGACGCGATTGGCTTCGTGACGCAGCCGGCGAACCGGCTCATCCATGGGCTCATGCGACAGACGGAAGGTGCCGTAGTGCATGGGGATCATCCAGCGCGAGCCGAGGTCCTGGAAAGCCTGCACCGCATCTTCGGGGCTGGTGTGGACATTGCGGAAAGATGCGGGATGATAGGCCCCGATGGGCAGCAGAGCCACATCGGGGCGCAAACGCTCGCCGATCTCTCGAAAGCCCTTGAAGTAGGCGGTGTCGCCGGCGTGGTAAATCGAATGCCCATGCGACTGGATCACATATCCGCCGAAGCCGCGGTGAATGTCACGAATGATGCGAGCTCCCCAATGCTGGGAAGGAACCTGGGTAATTTTGAGGCCACGATGATGATGCTCTTTCCAGCCGCCTAGCTGAATGACGTCACGGTAGCCCAGGTCAGACACCAGGTCGGCAACGTGCTCTGGGACGACCAGCACCGGGGATGTGCCGATGCGCCTGCGTGTGTGGCGAGCGATGGCTCGAAGCGATGGCCGATGCAGATGATCGAAGTGGGCGTGGGAGACCAGAACGACGTGGATGGGAGGCAAGTCCTTAATGCGAACACCGGGTCGGCGGAGACGCTTGAGCACGAACAGCCAATTGGCGTAGTTGGGATCAATGACCAGGTTCTGTCCAGCAAGCTGAAGGAAAAAGCCGGAATGGCCGATAAAGGTCACGCCCAATTGGCCGGGGCGCGCCGGGATTGGCTTGGAACTCCTGCCGCGGCGAGGGGTAACGGCGGAATGCCGAATCAGTTTGCTAAACTGGCCAGCTTTGCTGGTAAGGGAAATATCTAACATCTTCTACCCAATTAGACGCTGCAAAGGTGGATGACGATTCCTCCCCCACATTTTCGCAAAGCTGGCTTAATTTTCCGAGCAATTGTTGACGTGGTCCAGAGGGTCGTTTCTAATCGGTTACGGGATACCTAGCAAGCGAGGCAAACATGCAGGTCGCATTCTTAGGATTGGGAATTATGGGCCAGGCTATGGCTGCCAACCTGGTGAAAGCAGGAAACGAAGTGTCGGTCTGGAACCGGACACCGGGGAAGCGGGTAGAAGGTGCCCGCGAGGCGGCTTCGCCGGCAGATGCAGCCCAGGGCGCGGAAGTCGTGTGGATGTGCCTGGCGGACACGGATGCTGTGGACCACGTGCTGTTTGGTCCTGACGGAGTTGAGTCGGCAATTACGCCGGGAATGGTGGTGGTGGATTCGAGCACGATATCGCCGAGCGCCACACGAAACTTTGCTGAGCGCGTGCGAATAAAAGGGGGGCAGTATCTGGACGCTCCTATCACTGGCTCGAAGATTGGAGCGCAGGGTGCACAGCTGGTTTTTATGGTGGGTGGCGATCCCGCCGTCATAGAAAAAGTAAGGCCGCTGTTTGACGCCATGGGGAAGCTGGTGCTGCACATGGGGGAGAATGGGCAGGGGCAGGCCGCAAAGATCGGCATGAACCTGATGATTGCCTTGATCTATGAGGGTTTCGCCGAGGCCCTGACGCTGATCACCAAATTGGGAGTAGAGCCAGAAGCCTTCCTGAACCTGATCCAGAACTCCATGGTGCGCTCGGGCGTGGTGGATTACAAAGCGCCATTTGTTCTGAAACGCGATTTCTCACCAAATTTTCCGCTGCGGCTGATGCACAAGGACATCCACCTGATGCTGGATGCAGCCCATGAAGCGCGCCTCAAACTTCCGGCCCTGGAGACTGTGGACGAGATTTACGAGGTGGCCAGCGAGGAAGGCTATAGCGACATGGACTACGCCGCAACGCTGGCACTGCTGGAGAAATGGGCTGGGGTCGAGGTGAAGAGCGCGGCGGGCTAGGAACAGCAGCAGTCAGCATTCGGTTCCAAGTATCGTCTGGGACATGGTGGGTTGTCAGATTCGCCGCCAAGTTTCCACTTCTAAGTTCCTGCTTTACATGGTTCCTTTGTAGCTGCCGCCTTCGACCAGGATGGTCTGCCCGGTGATGTTGGAGGCGCGATCGGAAGCCAGCCAGACAATGGCATCGGCCAGTTCCTCCGGTGTTCCCACACGTTTCAGCGCGGTATCGGCGGCCCAGCGCTGAAAGATTTCCTCCTCGCTCACGCCGGCGGCAGAAGCGCGGACAGCAGCCAGTTCCTTGAGGCGGGCGGTGGCGGTGAAGCCGGGAGCGACATTGTTCACCAGGATTCCATCTTTTCCGAATTCCAGAGCGAGGCTTTTGACCAGCCCAACTACGGCGGTGCGGACAGCGTTGGAGTAGACCAGATCGGGGACCGGCTGCTTTACAGAGACCGAGGTGATGGTGATGAGGCGTCCCCAATGTTGACGTTGCATGTAGGGAATCACTTCCTTGGCGAAGCAGACCACGCTCAGGAAGTTCAAGTCCACGGCGCGGCGCCATTCTTCGATGGTAGTGGAGAGAAAGCCCTTGGCAGGCGGACCGCCGGCGTTAGTAATGCAGATGTGGATGGCGCCAAATTGTTCTGCGGTAGCGCGCACGAAATTTTGAACGGCCTGGTAATTGCCGACATCCACGGCCTGGGCCTGCACCTCAACCTGATAGTTTTGCCTGATCTGGTTGGCTGCGTCTTGAATTCTGCGGGGATCGCGGGAGCAGATGGCGAGGCGAACGCCTTCCGCGGCGAGTCCTTTGGCTGTGGCCAGGCCAAGGCCCCCGCTGGCGGCGGCGACGATGGCGACACGTCCTTTGAGGCCTGTTTCCATGACTCACTGTGGCGCGCGAAAGCGCTGCGCTGAAACAGCGTCGAGCACAAGGGTTTGCGCCGGATCGCCGGGCTGAATGTTGTTTTTCGCAAATGCGTCTTTCACGCGGCGACGGAGCTCGCGAGCGACGTTATCCTGCATGCCCGGGCGGCACTTGAGCAAGACGAGATACTCGATTTCGTGGCCAGACACCTTGTCGATCCCGGGGACCTCGGGATCGGCCACAAGAGAATTGGCGAACGCGGGATCTGTTCGCAGATCAGAAGCGACTTGCTTTAGCAGATTGATGACCTTGCCACTGTCTTCTCCGTAGGCGACGGAAAAACGCATGGCGAGCATGGTCCAGTCGCGTGTGAGATTGGTGACAACTTTGATTTCGCTGTTGGGGACATTGTGAACGGAACCGTCACCATCGCGCAGGACGGTGCGGCGCAGCGTCATCTTCTCTACCCCGCCCTGGACGCCGGCAATTTTCACGACGTCGCCGATATCGTAGTGATTCTCGATGAGGATGAAAAAGCCGTTGATGACATCCTTCACCAGGGTCTGCGCGCCGAAGCCG
The sequence above is drawn from the Terriglobales bacterium genome and encodes:
- a CDS encoding NAD(P)-dependent oxidoreductase → MQVAFLGLGIMGQAMAANLVKAGNEVSVWNRTPGKRVEGAREAASPADAAQGAEVVWMCLADTDAVDHVLFGPDGVESAITPGMVVVDSSTISPSATRNFAERVRIKGGQYLDAPITGSKIGAQGAQLVFMVGGDPAVIEKVRPLFDAMGKLVLHMGENGQGQAAKIGMNLMIALIYEGFAEALTLITKLGVEPEAFLNLIQNSMVRSGVVDYKAPFVLKRDFSPNFPLRLMHKDIHLMLDAAHEARLKLPALETVDEIYEVASEEGYSDMDYAATLALLEKWAGVEVKSAAG
- a CDS encoding DUF4147 domain-containing protein, with product MRNAAREIFQYALEQCNIASAFARDVSYERGVLRIREDLFALDRYLHVFAVSVGKAAHAMAEALVQQVGTRVYGVVVSSVEPANRLSNFTYFQGGHPLPNEDSLRGARQILSSLAKLGDHDLVIFMISGGGSSMLEKPLDEGVSLSELVETYRVLVHSGAPIAEINAIRKHLSAVKGGRLAAAAALAQQVSILVSDVPENALDSLASGPTMPDSSTVEDCYAIAAKHGLRDEFPTPVKGIFRQRALAETPKSDDVVFVRSRWWPILSSGTAAEAAARKAVSLGFAVEIDSRCDDWDYMRAADYLLQRVRETRSRRGRACVISAGEVTVRVSGESGRGGRNQQFALYCATRIEGENMVVLSAGTDGIDGNSEAAGAVVDGTTVTRVREAGLDPKKGLAGFDAFPIFQQLGDAIVTGPTGTNVRDVRVLLAW
- a CDS encoding MBL fold metallo-hydrolase, giving the protein MLDISLTSKAGQFSKLIRHSAVTPRRGRSSKPIPARPGQLGVTFIGHSGFFLQLAGQNLVIDPNYANWLFVLKRLRRPGVRIKDLPPIHVVLVSHAHFDHLHRPSLRAIARHTRRRIGTSPVLVVPEHVADLVSDLGYRDVIQLGGWKEHHHRGLKITQVPSQHWGARIIRDIHRGFGGYVIQSHGHSIYHAGDTAYFKGFREIGERLRPDVALLPIGAYHPASFRNVHTSPEDAVQAFQDLGSRWMIPMHYGTFRLSHEPMDEPVRRLRHEANRVGISDRVIVLPEGMTRIFS
- a CDS encoding mechanosensitive ion channel family protein, which encodes MSAVQIFAIQPPMHHWQNFREILWQWRSDALEFLHRDAPRILLILVVAIILTRLLRILTNRLHDISKNDMVPTGLRAQQLSTLSGVIYGGGVFVITFFALLQILSQVGVNMGPLLASAGIAGLAIGFGAQTLVKDVINGFFILIENHYDIGDVVKIAGVQGGVEKMTLRRTVLRDGDGSVHNVPNSEIKVVTNLTRDWTMLAMRFSVAYGEDSGKVINLLKQVASDLRTDPAFANSLVADPEVPGIDKVSGHEIEYLVLLKCRPGMQDNVARELRRRVKDAFAKNNIQPGDPAQTLVLDAVSAQRFRAPQ
- a CDS encoding SDR family oxidoreductase, whose translation is METGLKGRVAIVAAASGGLGLATAKGLAAEGVRLAICSRDPRRIQDAANQIRQNYQVEVQAQAVDVGNYQAVQNFVRATAEQFGAIHICITNAGGPPAKGFLSTTIEEWRRAVDLNFLSVVCFAKEVIPYMQRQHWGRLITITSVSVKQPVPDLVYSNAVRTAVVGLVKSLALEFGKDGILVNNVAPGFTATARLKELAAVRASAAGVSEEEIFQRWAADTALKRVGTPEELADAIVWLASDRASNITGQTILVEGGSYKGTM